From Kogia breviceps isolate mKogBre1 chromosome 2, mKogBre1 haplotype 1, whole genome shotgun sequence, one genomic window encodes:
- the ASB1 gene encoding ankyrin repeat and SOCS box protein 1 isoform X4: MAEGGGRAGPGPAGPNLKEWLREQFCDRPLERCEDTRLHDAAYVGDLPTLRSLLQEESYRSRINEKSVWCCGWLPCTPLRIAATAGHGDCVDFLIRKGAEVDLVDVKGQTALYVAVVNGHLESAQILLEAGADPNGSRHHRSTPVYHASRVGRADILKALIRYGADVDVNHHLTPDVQPPFSRRLTSLVVCPLYISAAYHNLQCFRLLLQAGANPDFNCNGPVNTQGFYRGSPGCVMDAVLRHGCEAAFVSLLVEFGANLNLVKWESLGPESRGRRKVDPEALQVFKEARSVPRTLLSLCRVAVRRALGKYRLHLIPLLPLPDPIKKFLLYEQNSRAVVDFSEEEAMCRASRHRFLPL, encoded by the exons ATGGCGGAGGGCGGCGGGCGGGCCGGACCTGGGCCCGCAG GTCCGAATCTGAAGGAGTGGCTGAGGGAGCAGTTTTGTGACCGTCCACTGGAGCGCTGCGAGGACACGAGGCTCCATGACGCAGCCTACGTGGGGGACCTCCCGACCCTCCGGAGCCTGCTGCAGGAGGAGAGCTACCGGAG CCGCATCAACGAGAAGTCTGTGTGGTGCTGTGGCTGGCTGCCCTGCACACCACTGCGCATCGCGGCCACTGCAGGCCACGGGGACTGCGTGGACTTCCTGATCCGGAAGGGGGCTGAGGTGGACCTGGTGGACGTGAAGGGACAGACGGCTCTGTACGTGGCCGTGGTGAACGGGCACCTGGAGAGCGCCCAGATCCTTCTGGAAGCCGGCGCCGACCCCAATGGAAGCCGGCACCACCGCAGCACCCCTGTCTACCACGCCTCCCGGGTGGGCAGGGCAGACATCCTGAAGGCCCTCATCAG GTACGGGGCCGACGTCGACGTCAACCACCACCTGACTCCTGACGTCCAGCCCCCTTTCTCCCGGCGGCTCACCTCCTTGGTGGTCTGCCCCCTGTACATCAGCGCAGCCTACCACAACCTGCAGTGCTTCCGGCTGCTCCTGCAGGCGGGGGCGAACCCGGACTTCAACTGCAACGGTCCTGTCAATACGCAGGGCTTCTACAGGGGCTCCCCCGGGTGCGTCATGGATGCTGTCCTGCGTCACGGCTGTGAGGCGGCCTTCGTGAGCCTGCTTGTGGAGTTCGGAGCCAACCTGAACCTGGTGAAGTGGGAATCCTTGGGCCCGGAGTCGAGAGGCAGAAGGAAGGTGGACCCCGAGGCTCTGCAGGTCTTTAAAGAGGCCCGAA GTGTCCCCAGGACCTTGCTGAGTCTGTGCCGCGTGGCCGTGAGAAGAGCGCTTGGCAAATACCGACTCCATCTGATTCCCTTGCTGCCTCTGCCAGACCCCATAAAAAAGTTTCTACTTTATGAGCAGAATTCACGAGCAGTGGTTGACTTCAGTGAGGAGGAAGCAATGTGCAGAGCAAGTCGACACCGATTCTTGCCCCTGTGA
- the ASB1 gene encoding ankyrin repeat and SOCS box protein 1 isoform X3: MAEGGGRAGPGPAALVVGKSKTKALADLMSGPNLKEWLREQFCDRPLERCEDTRLHDAAYVGDLPTLRSLLQEESYRSRINEKSVWCCGWLPCTPLRIAATAGHGDCVDFLIRKGAEVDLVDVKGQTALYVAVVNGHLESAQILLEAGADPNGSRHHRSTPVYHASRVGRADILKALIRYGADVDVNHHLTPDVQPPFSRRLTSLVVCPLYISAAYHNLQCFRLLLQAGANPDFNCNGPVNTQGFYRGSPGCVMDAVLRHGCEAAFVSLLVEFGANLNLVKWESLGPESRGRRKVDPEALQVFKEARSVPRTLLSLCRVAVRRALGKYRLHLIPLLPLPDPIKKFLLYEQNSRAVVDFSEEEAMCRASRHRFLPL, encoded by the exons ATGGCGGAGGGCGGCGGGCGGGCCGGACCTGGGCCCGCAG ctctggtgGTTGGAAAGTCCAAGACgaaggcactggcagatttgatgtctg GTCCGAATCTGAAGGAGTGGCTGAGGGAGCAGTTTTGTGACCGTCCACTGGAGCGCTGCGAGGACACGAGGCTCCATGACGCAGCCTACGTGGGGGACCTCCCGACCCTCCGGAGCCTGCTGCAGGAGGAGAGCTACCGGAG CCGCATCAACGAGAAGTCTGTGTGGTGCTGTGGCTGGCTGCCCTGCACACCACTGCGCATCGCGGCCACTGCAGGCCACGGGGACTGCGTGGACTTCCTGATCCGGAAGGGGGCTGAGGTGGACCTGGTGGACGTGAAGGGACAGACGGCTCTGTACGTGGCCGTGGTGAACGGGCACCTGGAGAGCGCCCAGATCCTTCTGGAAGCCGGCGCCGACCCCAATGGAAGCCGGCACCACCGCAGCACCCCTGTCTACCACGCCTCCCGGGTGGGCAGGGCAGACATCCTGAAGGCCCTCATCAG GTACGGGGCCGACGTCGACGTCAACCACCACCTGACTCCTGACGTCCAGCCCCCTTTCTCCCGGCGGCTCACCTCCTTGGTGGTCTGCCCCCTGTACATCAGCGCAGCCTACCACAACCTGCAGTGCTTCCGGCTGCTCCTGCAGGCGGGGGCGAACCCGGACTTCAACTGCAACGGTCCTGTCAATACGCAGGGCTTCTACAGGGGCTCCCCCGGGTGCGTCATGGATGCTGTCCTGCGTCACGGCTGTGAGGCGGCCTTCGTGAGCCTGCTTGTGGAGTTCGGAGCCAACCTGAACCTGGTGAAGTGGGAATCCTTGGGCCCGGAGTCGAGAGGCAGAAGGAAGGTGGACCCCGAGGCTCTGCAGGTCTTTAAAGAGGCCCGAA GTGTCCCCAGGACCTTGCTGAGTCTGTGCCGCGTGGCCGTGAGAAGAGCGCTTGGCAAATACCGACTCCATCTGATTCCCTTGCTGCCTCTGCCAGACCCCATAAAAAAGTTTCTACTTTATGAGCAGAATTCACGAGCAGTGGTTGACTTCAGTGAGGAGGAAGCAATGTGCAGAGCAAGTCGACACCGATTCTTGCCCCTGTGA
- the ASB1 gene encoding ankyrin repeat and SOCS box protein 1 isoform X7, protein MSGPNLKEWLREQFCDRPLERCEDTRLHDAAYVGDLPTLRSLLQEESYRSRINEKSVWCCGWLPCTPLRIAATAGHGDCVDFLIRKGAEVDLVDVKGQTALYVAVVNGHLESAQILLEAGADPNGSRHHRSTPVYHASRVGRADILKALIRYGADVDVNHHLTPDVQPPFSRRLTSLVVCPLYISAAYHNLQCFRLLLQAGANPDFNCNGPVNTQGFYRGSPGCVMDAVLRHGCEAAFVSLLVEFGANLNLVKWESLGPESRGRRKVDPEALQVFKEARSVPRTLLSLCRVAVRRALGKYRLHLIPLLPLPDPIKKFLLYEQNSRAVVDFSEEEAMCRASRHRFLPL, encoded by the exons atgtctg GTCCGAATCTGAAGGAGTGGCTGAGGGAGCAGTTTTGTGACCGTCCACTGGAGCGCTGCGAGGACACGAGGCTCCATGACGCAGCCTACGTGGGGGACCTCCCGACCCTCCGGAGCCTGCTGCAGGAGGAGAGCTACCGGAG CCGCATCAACGAGAAGTCTGTGTGGTGCTGTGGCTGGCTGCCCTGCACACCACTGCGCATCGCGGCCACTGCAGGCCACGGGGACTGCGTGGACTTCCTGATCCGGAAGGGGGCTGAGGTGGACCTGGTGGACGTGAAGGGACAGACGGCTCTGTACGTGGCCGTGGTGAACGGGCACCTGGAGAGCGCCCAGATCCTTCTGGAAGCCGGCGCCGACCCCAATGGAAGCCGGCACCACCGCAGCACCCCTGTCTACCACGCCTCCCGGGTGGGCAGGGCAGACATCCTGAAGGCCCTCATCAG GTACGGGGCCGACGTCGACGTCAACCACCACCTGACTCCTGACGTCCAGCCCCCTTTCTCCCGGCGGCTCACCTCCTTGGTGGTCTGCCCCCTGTACATCAGCGCAGCCTACCACAACCTGCAGTGCTTCCGGCTGCTCCTGCAGGCGGGGGCGAACCCGGACTTCAACTGCAACGGTCCTGTCAATACGCAGGGCTTCTACAGGGGCTCCCCCGGGTGCGTCATGGATGCTGTCCTGCGTCACGGCTGTGAGGCGGCCTTCGTGAGCCTGCTTGTGGAGTTCGGAGCCAACCTGAACCTGGTGAAGTGGGAATCCTTGGGCCCGGAGTCGAGAGGCAGAAGGAAGGTGGACCCCGAGGCTCTGCAGGTCTTTAAAGAGGCCCGAA GTGTCCCCAGGACCTTGCTGAGTCTGTGCCGCGTGGCCGTGAGAAGAGCGCTTGGCAAATACCGACTCCATCTGATTCCCTTGCTGCCTCTGCCAGACCCCATAAAAAAGTTTCTACTTTATGAGCAGAATTCACGAGCAGTGGTTGACTTCAGTGAGGAGGAAGCAATGTGCAGAGCAAGTCGACACCGATTCTTGCCCCTGTGA
- the ASB1 gene encoding ankyrin repeat and SOCS box protein 1 isoform X2 produces the protein MCSGLYTLIYVSGEIPLQRVYYKRFIEDLLLAGPGWGWGYCSPNLKEWLREQFCDRPLERCEDTRLHDAAYVGDLPTLRSLLQEESYRSRINEKSVWCCGWLPCTPLRIAATAGHGDCVDFLIRKGAEVDLVDVKGQTALYVAVVNGHLESAQILLEAGADPNGSRHHRSTPVYHASRVGRADILKALIRYGADVDVNHHLTPDVQPPFSRRLTSLVVCPLYISAAYHNLQCFRLLLQAGANPDFNCNGPVNTQGFYRGSPGCVMDAVLRHGCEAAFVSLLVEFGANLNLVKWESLGPESRGRRKVDPEALQVFKEARSVPRTLLSLCRVAVRRALGKYRLHLIPLLPLPDPIKKFLLYEQNSRAVVDFSEEEAMCRASRHRFLPL, from the exons ATGTGCTCTGGACTTTATACGCTCATCTATGTGTCTGGAGAGATACCCCTCCAAAGAGTTTATTA CAAACGGTTTATTGAGGACCTGCTATTGGCTGGacctggctggggctggggataCTGCA GTCCGAATCTGAAGGAGTGGCTGAGGGAGCAGTTTTGTGACCGTCCACTGGAGCGCTGCGAGGACACGAGGCTCCATGACGCAGCCTACGTGGGGGACCTCCCGACCCTCCGGAGCCTGCTGCAGGAGGAGAGCTACCGGAG CCGCATCAACGAGAAGTCTGTGTGGTGCTGTGGCTGGCTGCCCTGCACACCACTGCGCATCGCGGCCACTGCAGGCCACGGGGACTGCGTGGACTTCCTGATCCGGAAGGGGGCTGAGGTGGACCTGGTGGACGTGAAGGGACAGACGGCTCTGTACGTGGCCGTGGTGAACGGGCACCTGGAGAGCGCCCAGATCCTTCTGGAAGCCGGCGCCGACCCCAATGGAAGCCGGCACCACCGCAGCACCCCTGTCTACCACGCCTCCCGGGTGGGCAGGGCAGACATCCTGAAGGCCCTCATCAG GTACGGGGCCGACGTCGACGTCAACCACCACCTGACTCCTGACGTCCAGCCCCCTTTCTCCCGGCGGCTCACCTCCTTGGTGGTCTGCCCCCTGTACATCAGCGCAGCCTACCACAACCTGCAGTGCTTCCGGCTGCTCCTGCAGGCGGGGGCGAACCCGGACTTCAACTGCAACGGTCCTGTCAATACGCAGGGCTTCTACAGGGGCTCCCCCGGGTGCGTCATGGATGCTGTCCTGCGTCACGGCTGTGAGGCGGCCTTCGTGAGCCTGCTTGTGGAGTTCGGAGCCAACCTGAACCTGGTGAAGTGGGAATCCTTGGGCCCGGAGTCGAGAGGCAGAAGGAAGGTGGACCCCGAGGCTCTGCAGGTCTTTAAAGAGGCCCGAA GTGTCCCCAGGACCTTGCTGAGTCTGTGCCGCGTGGCCGTGAGAAGAGCGCTTGGCAAATACCGACTCCATCTGATTCCCTTGCTGCCTCTGCCAGACCCCATAAAAAAGTTTCTACTTTATGAGCAGAATTCACGAGCAGTGGTTGACTTCAGTGAGGAGGAAGCAATGTGCAGAGCAAGTCGACACCGATTCTTGCCCCTGTGA
- the ASB1 gene encoding ankyrin repeat and SOCS box protein 1 isoform X1, which translates to MCSGLYTLIYVSGEIPLQRVYYKRFIEDLLLAGPGWGWGYCTLVVGKSKTKALADLMSGPNLKEWLREQFCDRPLERCEDTRLHDAAYVGDLPTLRSLLQEESYRSRINEKSVWCCGWLPCTPLRIAATAGHGDCVDFLIRKGAEVDLVDVKGQTALYVAVVNGHLESAQILLEAGADPNGSRHHRSTPVYHASRVGRADILKALIRYGADVDVNHHLTPDVQPPFSRRLTSLVVCPLYISAAYHNLQCFRLLLQAGANPDFNCNGPVNTQGFYRGSPGCVMDAVLRHGCEAAFVSLLVEFGANLNLVKWESLGPESRGRRKVDPEALQVFKEARSVPRTLLSLCRVAVRRALGKYRLHLIPLLPLPDPIKKFLLYEQNSRAVVDFSEEEAMCRASRHRFLPL; encoded by the exons ATGTGCTCTGGACTTTATACGCTCATCTATGTGTCTGGAGAGATACCCCTCCAAAGAGTTTATTA CAAACGGTTTATTGAGGACCTGCTATTGGCTGGacctggctggggctggggataCTGCA ctctggtgGTTGGAAAGTCCAAGACgaaggcactggcagatttgatgtctg GTCCGAATCTGAAGGAGTGGCTGAGGGAGCAGTTTTGTGACCGTCCACTGGAGCGCTGCGAGGACACGAGGCTCCATGACGCAGCCTACGTGGGGGACCTCCCGACCCTCCGGAGCCTGCTGCAGGAGGAGAGCTACCGGAG CCGCATCAACGAGAAGTCTGTGTGGTGCTGTGGCTGGCTGCCCTGCACACCACTGCGCATCGCGGCCACTGCAGGCCACGGGGACTGCGTGGACTTCCTGATCCGGAAGGGGGCTGAGGTGGACCTGGTGGACGTGAAGGGACAGACGGCTCTGTACGTGGCCGTGGTGAACGGGCACCTGGAGAGCGCCCAGATCCTTCTGGAAGCCGGCGCCGACCCCAATGGAAGCCGGCACCACCGCAGCACCCCTGTCTACCACGCCTCCCGGGTGGGCAGGGCAGACATCCTGAAGGCCCTCATCAG GTACGGGGCCGACGTCGACGTCAACCACCACCTGACTCCTGACGTCCAGCCCCCTTTCTCCCGGCGGCTCACCTCCTTGGTGGTCTGCCCCCTGTACATCAGCGCAGCCTACCACAACCTGCAGTGCTTCCGGCTGCTCCTGCAGGCGGGGGCGAACCCGGACTTCAACTGCAACGGTCCTGTCAATACGCAGGGCTTCTACAGGGGCTCCCCCGGGTGCGTCATGGATGCTGTCCTGCGTCACGGCTGTGAGGCGGCCTTCGTGAGCCTGCTTGTGGAGTTCGGAGCCAACCTGAACCTGGTGAAGTGGGAATCCTTGGGCCCGGAGTCGAGAGGCAGAAGGAAGGTGGACCCCGAGGCTCTGCAGGTCTTTAAAGAGGCCCGAA GTGTCCCCAGGACCTTGCTGAGTCTGTGCCGCGTGGCCGTGAGAAGAGCGCTTGGCAAATACCGACTCCATCTGATTCCCTTGCTGCCTCTGCCAGACCCCATAAAAAAGTTTCTACTTTATGAGCAGAATTCACGAGCAGTGGTTGACTTCAGTGAGGAGGAAGCAATGTGCAGAGCAAGTCGACACCGATTCTTGCCCCTGTGA
- the ASB1 gene encoding ankyrin repeat and SOCS box protein 1 isoform X5: MCSGLYTLIYVSGEIPLQRVYYKRFIEDLLLAGPGWGWGYCTLVVGKSKTKALADLMSGPNLKEWLREQFCDRPLERCEDTRLHDAAYVGDLPTLRSLLQEESYRRYGADVDVNHHLTPDVQPPFSRRLTSLVVCPLYISAAYHNLQCFRLLLQAGANPDFNCNGPVNTQGFYRGSPGCVMDAVLRHGCEAAFVSLLVEFGANLNLVKWESLGPESRGRRKVDPEALQVFKEARSVPRTLLSLCRVAVRRALGKYRLHLIPLLPLPDPIKKFLLYEQNSRAVVDFSEEEAMCRASRHRFLPL; this comes from the exons ATGTGCTCTGGACTTTATACGCTCATCTATGTGTCTGGAGAGATACCCCTCCAAAGAGTTTATTA CAAACGGTTTATTGAGGACCTGCTATTGGCTGGacctggctggggctggggataCTGCA ctctggtgGTTGGAAAGTCCAAGACgaaggcactggcagatttgatgtctg GTCCGAATCTGAAGGAGTGGCTGAGGGAGCAGTTTTGTGACCGTCCACTGGAGCGCTGCGAGGACACGAGGCTCCATGACGCAGCCTACGTGGGGGACCTCCCGACCCTCCGGAGCCTGCTGCAGGAGGAGAGCTACCGGAG GTACGGGGCCGACGTCGACGTCAACCACCACCTGACTCCTGACGTCCAGCCCCCTTTCTCCCGGCGGCTCACCTCCTTGGTGGTCTGCCCCCTGTACATCAGCGCAGCCTACCACAACCTGCAGTGCTTCCGGCTGCTCCTGCAGGCGGGGGCGAACCCGGACTTCAACTGCAACGGTCCTGTCAATACGCAGGGCTTCTACAGGGGCTCCCCCGGGTGCGTCATGGATGCTGTCCTGCGTCACGGCTGTGAGGCGGCCTTCGTGAGCCTGCTTGTGGAGTTCGGAGCCAACCTGAACCTGGTGAAGTGGGAATCCTTGGGCCCGGAGTCGAGAGGCAGAAGGAAGGTGGACCCCGAGGCTCTGCAGGTCTTTAAAGAGGCCCGAA GTGTCCCCAGGACCTTGCTGAGTCTGTGCCGCGTGGCCGTGAGAAGAGCGCTTGGCAAATACCGACTCCATCTGATTCCCTTGCTGCCTCTGCCAGACCCCATAAAAAAGTTTCTACTTTATGAGCAGAATTCACGAGCAGTGGTTGACTTCAGTGAGGAGGAAGCAATGTGCAGAGCAAGTCGACACCGATTCTTGCCCCTGTGA
- the ASB1 gene encoding ankyrin repeat and SOCS box protein 1 isoform X6, producing the protein MAEGGGRAGPGPAGPNLKEWLREQFCDRPLERCEDTRLHDAAYVGDLPTLRSLLQEESYRRYGADVDVNHHLTPDVQPPFSRRLTSLVVCPLYISAAYHNLQCFRLLLQAGANPDFNCNGPVNTQGFYRGSPGCVMDAVLRHGCEAAFVSLLVEFGANLNLVKWESLGPESRGRRKVDPEALQVFKEARSVPRTLLSLCRVAVRRALGKYRLHLIPLLPLPDPIKKFLLYEQNSRAVVDFSEEEAMCRASRHRFLPL; encoded by the exons ATGGCGGAGGGCGGCGGGCGGGCCGGACCTGGGCCCGCAG GTCCGAATCTGAAGGAGTGGCTGAGGGAGCAGTTTTGTGACCGTCCACTGGAGCGCTGCGAGGACACGAGGCTCCATGACGCAGCCTACGTGGGGGACCTCCCGACCCTCCGGAGCCTGCTGCAGGAGGAGAGCTACCGGAG GTACGGGGCCGACGTCGACGTCAACCACCACCTGACTCCTGACGTCCAGCCCCCTTTCTCCCGGCGGCTCACCTCCTTGGTGGTCTGCCCCCTGTACATCAGCGCAGCCTACCACAACCTGCAGTGCTTCCGGCTGCTCCTGCAGGCGGGGGCGAACCCGGACTTCAACTGCAACGGTCCTGTCAATACGCAGGGCTTCTACAGGGGCTCCCCCGGGTGCGTCATGGATGCTGTCCTGCGTCACGGCTGTGAGGCGGCCTTCGTGAGCCTGCTTGTGGAGTTCGGAGCCAACCTGAACCTGGTGAAGTGGGAATCCTTGGGCCCGGAGTCGAGAGGCAGAAGGAAGGTGGACCCCGAGGCTCTGCAGGTCTTTAAAGAGGCCCGAA GTGTCCCCAGGACCTTGCTGAGTCTGTGCCGCGTGGCCGTGAGAAGAGCGCTTGGCAAATACCGACTCCATCTGATTCCCTTGCTGCCTCTGCCAGACCCCATAAAAAAGTTTCTACTTTATGAGCAGAATTCACGAGCAGTGGTTGACTTCAGTGAGGAGGAAGCAATGTGCAGAGCAAGTCGACACCGATTCTTGCCCCTGTGA